A genome region from candidate division KSB1 bacterium includes the following:
- a CDS encoding FAD:protein FMN transferase → MIYTAKQTNLPDTWTFSHSAMNTRFDIWLCHTDVGYAEQAAFQAFEGLLELESQLSRFIPNSEISRINQSAGKEWIQVSPETLKRLKHRP, encoded by the coding sequence ATGATCTATACCGCCAAACAAACAAACTTGCCTGACACCTGGACGTTTTCACATTCTGCGATGAACACCCGCTTCGATATCTGGTTATGCCATACCGATGTCGGTTATGCGGAGCAGGCGGCCTTTCAGGCCTTTGAAGGCCTGCTCGAACTGGAATCACAGCTGTCGCGGTTTATCCCCAACAGCGAAATCTCCCGGATCAATCAGTCGGCCGGGAAGGAATGGATTCAGGTTTCACCGGAAACTCTAAAGCGTCTGAAACACCGCCCTTGA
- a CDS encoding aldo/keto reductase, translating into MISMTRRQFMKTTAGFAALSLPGVGFTTNEPDVMGPVKLGTTGISVSRLAMGTGTHGSEQHSRQTRLGMTGFVDLVQHGYESGVRLFDMADSYGSHPYMREALKEIPRDQVTLLSKVWTRPASWAEFTTAQAAVDRFRQELDVDVIDIVLIHCVIRPDWPELYKPVCDGLSELRERGVIRACGVSCHSFQALTAAVESSWTGVIMGRINNSGTMMGGSPEQVSALLRQARKAGKGVVGMKIYGGGRTTDPQQREESLNFVWNSGAVDATTIGFESTDQVDDTIKRMQRIVPTALGASG; encoded by the coding sequence ATGATATCCATGACCCGGCGTCAATTTATGAAAACAACAGCCGGTTTTGCCGCTTTGTCGCTGCCGGGGGTAGGCTTTACGACAAATGAACCCGATGTGATGGGGCCAGTCAAGCTCGGAACCACGGGGATTTCAGTGAGCCGTCTGGCTATGGGGACCGGCACGCATGGCAGTGAACAGCATTCCCGGCAGACCCGCTTGGGAATGACCGGATTTGTTGATCTGGTTCAGCATGGCTATGAATCGGGGGTGCGGTTGTTTGACATGGCGGACAGTTACGGATCGCATCCGTATATGCGTGAGGCTTTGAAGGAAATTCCCCGCGACCAGGTCACGCTGTTGTCAAAAGTCTGGACGCGACCGGCGTCCTGGGCGGAATTCACCACCGCGCAGGCCGCTGTGGACCGGTTCCGTCAGGAACTGGACGTGGATGTAATCGATATTGTGTTGATTCATTGTGTGATTCGGCCGGACTGGCCGGAACTGTATAAACCGGTCTGCGACGGCTTGTCCGAACTGCGTGAACGTGGTGTGATCCGTGCGTGCGGCGTGTCCTGTCACTCGTTCCAGGCGCTGACTGCCGCAGTGGAATCGTCCTGGACCGGAGTGATCATGGGCCGTATCAACAACAGCGGTACGATGATGGGCGGTTCGCCGGAACAGGTGTCGGCGTTGCTCCGACAAGCCCGCAAGGCGGGAAAGGGTGTCGTTGGTATGAAAATTTACGGCGGCGGCCGGACCACGGACCCCCAGCAGCGGGAAGAGTCATTGAACTTTGTCTGGAACAGCGGCGCGGTGGATGCGACCACCATCGGTTTTGAATCGACTGACCAGGTGGATGATACGATCAAGCGTATGCAGCGGATTGTGCCGACGGCCCTTGGTGCAAGCGGCTGA
- a CDS encoding ADP-ribosylglycohydrolase family protein: MGAAGSAEYLVSLFYGEGDIKETIKIGTLAGWDSDNPTATWGGLLGFMLGKDAVEAVFGREFADEYNIHRTRQNFPNDGIDTFENMARTGVYIIDRVVQKQMGGGVDLEKNVWYIPDPGIRVKTANR, encoded by the coding sequence TTGGGGGCAGCCGGATCAGCTGAATATCTGGTCAGTCTGTTTTACGGTGAAGGAGATATCAAGGAAACCATCAAGATCGGAACTCTGGCCGGCTGGGACTCGGACAATCCCACCGCTACGTGGGGCGGCCTATTGGGATTCATGCTCGGCAAAGACGCGGTGGAAGCGGTGTTCGGACGTGAGTTTGCGGATGAATACAATATCCACCGAACGCGCCAGAATTTTCCCAACGACGGCATCGATACGTTTGAGAATATGGCCCGGACCGGTGTGTATATCATTGATCGTGTGGTGCAGAAGCAGATGGGCGGCGGTGTTGATCTGGAGAAGAATGTCTGGTATATTCCGGATCCGGGAATCAGGGTTAAAACGGCAAACCGGTGA
- a CDS encoding ATP-grasp domain-containing protein: MAKKNVFIIGLDEFNYKLLQHTPQAAYCDFHAALDIKDIRNVDDYDMQHLIDKAIKNMENFDGSIDAIASYYDFPGTVMIPILAKQFNLPGPSLEAIMKSENKYWSRLEQQKVILGHIPRFQAFDPFQENVFDTIDILTPYWIKPIKSFRSFLSYQINGEGQFYEAMEEVKKHIDFIGKPFKQLMNTYHMPQEIAEMPESCIAESPIGGAQCTLEGYVYNGRVTVYGVVDSIREPDSSSFARYEYPSSLPLEIQHRMIDVARTAIQQIELDNSPFNIEFFYNQSYDEVFLLEINPRISQAHTDIFEKVHGTSHHQIMLDLALGQKPKVMEKNGKYNLAGHFMVRTFENGVVKKVPSDDEIKALKKEQPDTRVKIPVHPGMPLSDLQGQDSYSYEIANLFIGGRDQADIIEQYDHCLDMLTFEIEPEEMEGFYQ; this comes from the coding sequence ATGGCAAAAAAAAATGTTTTTATTATCGGTTTGGACGAGTTTAATTACAAATTGCTCCAACACACCCCACAGGCCGCATATTGTGATTTTCATGCTGCTCTGGATATTAAGGATATCCGCAATGTGGATGATTATGATATGCAGCATTTGATTGATAAAGCGATCAAAAATATGGAAAATTTCGATGGTTCTATTGATGCGATTGCAAGCTATTATGATTTTCCGGGTACGGTTATGATACCTATTTTGGCAAAACAGTTTAATCTGCCCGGACCGAGCCTGGAAGCGATCATGAAATCTGAGAACAAGTATTGGAGTCGGCTGGAACAGCAAAAAGTGATTTTGGGTCATATTCCCCGTTTTCAGGCCTTTGATCCGTTTCAGGAAAATGTGTTTGACACGATTGATATTCTGACTCCGTACTGGATCAAGCCGATCAAATCTTTTCGTTCTTTTCTTTCTTATCAGATTAATGGTGAGGGACAGTTTTACGAAGCTATGGAAGAAGTAAAAAAGCATATTGATTTCATCGGAAAACCCTTTAAGCAATTGATGAACACCTATCATATGCCTCAGGAAATTGCTGAAATGCCGGAAAGCTGTATTGCGGAAAGTCCAATTGGCGGTGCGCAATGTACACTGGAAGGTTATGTTTATAATGGTCGTGTTACGGTATACGGAGTGGTGGACTCGATTCGTGAGCCGGACAGCTCGTCGTTCGCACGCTATGAATATCCCTCTTCGCTGCCTCTTGAAATTCAGCACCGCATGATTGATGTGGCGCGTACCGCGATTCAGCAGATTGAACTGGACAATTCTCCGTTCAATATCGAATTTTTCTACAATCAAAGCTATGATGAGGTGTTTTTGCTGGAAATCAATCCGCGCATTTCGCAGGCGCATACGGATATTTTTGAAAAAGTGCACGGAACCTCGCATCATCAGATTATGCTTGACCTGGCTTTGGGACAAAAGCCCAAAGTTATGGAAAAGAACGGCAAATATAATTTGGCTGGCCATTTTATGGTGCGTACATTTGAAAATGGCGTGGTAAAAAAAGTGCCTTCTGATGATGAAATTAAAGCACTGAAAAAAGAGCAGCCGGATACACGTGTTAAAATACCCGTGCATCCCGGAATGCCATTGTCGGATTTGCAAGGGCAAGACAGCTATAGCTATGAAATCGCCAATCTTTTTATCGGAGGACGAGATCAGGCGGATATCATTGAACAATATGACCACTGTCTGGACATGTTGACTTTTGAAATCGAACCTGAAGAAATGGAAGGATTTTATCAATAG
- a CDS encoding DUF1080 domain-containing protein, which yields MKTIVLFCLLAVAVVFAEPHQQFYEYEHPIHSAERENPPIVQSGTESTQEKAGKAPSDAVILFDGGDLSAWRTAEGEPADWKVTDEYFECVPGKSLIITKQAFGDCQLHVEWASPAEPEGNGQGRGNSGVFLMGKYEIQVLDSYENTTYADGQAAALYGQKPPEVNASRPPGKWQTYDIIFRRPRFNPDGSVRKPAVVTVFHNGVLVQDHVELTGPTTYQIRTDYAPHSDRLPIFLQDHSNPVRYRNVWIRDLEKENETKPSAGHVTVSEKDLNAYTGLYRSKSDPSFELNVKRAEDDKLWVDQVRRDQVVFRPQSWRGFYAPVCQMQMAFRHRDGKVTGLRLIQDGKEMFLEKVK from the coding sequence ATGAAGACTATCGTGTTGTTCTGTCTCTTGGCGGTTGCAGTTGTTTTTGCCGAACCGCATCAGCAGTTTTACGAATATGAACATCCCATCCATAGTGCAGAGCGTGAAAATCCACCGATTGTTCAATCCGGTACCGAAAGCACACAGGAAAAGGCAGGTAAAGCGCCTTCGGATGCCGTTATTTTGTTTGATGGTGGTGATTTGTCAGCCTGGAGAACAGCGGAGGGAGAGCCTGCGGATTGGAAGGTGACGGATGAGTATTTTGAATGTGTGCCGGGGAAATCTTTAATTATAACGAAACAAGCATTTGGAGATTGTCAGCTGCATGTGGAATGGGCCTCGCCTGCTGAACCTGAAGGTAACGGACAGGGTCGCGGCAACAGTGGGGTGTTTTTGATGGGAAAATATGAGATTCAGGTGCTCGATTCCTATGAGAATACAACCTATGCGGACGGACAGGCAGCTGCATTATACGGCCAAAAGCCGCCGGAGGTGAACGCCAGTCGTCCTCCCGGCAAGTGGCAGACCTATGACATTATTTTTCGGCGTCCGCGGTTCAATCCGGACGGCTCGGTGCGCAAACCGGCTGTTGTGACGGTGTTTCATAATGGTGTGCTGGTTCAGGATCATGTTGAACTCACCGGACCCACCACCTATCAGATTCGCACCGATTATGCACCGCACTCTGACAGACTGCCGATTTTCCTGCAGGATCACAGCAATCCGGTGCGGTACCGCAATGTCTGGATTCGGGATCTGGAAAAAGAAAATGAAACCAAGCCATCCGCTGGTCACGTAACAGTCTCTGAAAAAGATTTAAACGCTTATACCGGGCTTTATCGCTCGAAATCAGATCCTTCTTTTGAGTTGAATGTCAAGCGGGCTGAGGATGACAAACTTTGGGTCGACCAGGTCCGGCGCGATCAGGTCGTGTTCCGGCCGCAGTCATGGCGCGGATTCTATGCACCGGTCTGTCAAATGCAGATGGCGTTCCGGCACAGAGACGGCAAGGTGACCGGTTTGAGGTTGATCCAGGACGGTAAGGAAATGTTTCTGGAAAAAGTAAAATAA
- a CDS encoding family 16 glycoside hydrolase, with protein MKKCILLCLTLVFSLQAGQEPFNPRYENVRIIPMDVSVQCWTFNQFTFEQALAKINDLGVKYVEAYPGQRLSEERPESETFGHHMTAEQRSWVKDLLKQYDLTLVSYGVVHFDNTREAAETVFQFARDMGIYTLVIEPEYDDFTLIESLVKDYNIRVGVHNHPEPSKYWNPYTVYNTIKDLDPRIGVCADTGHWLRSGVNPVEALRFLTGRITNVHLKDLNKAGRKTAHDVPFGSGAAHIYDVLAELTLQDYHGFLAVEHENKAERLNPSPSIEKGLDYIKNITHLDGYRSLLPFNRRNLRYSKHGWNHYGPGYFILDEENGVLESHKGMGLLWYSAEPLSDFVLELDFKSESMNTNSGIFLRIPDVVVNNDYITNSFEIQIYDRGMGTHKTGAVYDAEAPIRDAMKPDGQWNHYKITCKGDRYKVELNGALVIDWIVEPRGKITSFSENGYFGLQNHDDHAVVRFKNIYLKKL; from the coding sequence ATGAAAAAATGCATTCTGTTGTGTTTGACATTGGTGTTTTCACTGCAGGCGGGTCAGGAACCCTTTAATCCGCGTTACGAAAATGTGCGTATCATTCCGATGGATGTATCTGTACAGTGCTGGACGTTCAATCAGTTTACGTTTGAGCAAGCGCTTGCAAAAATCAATGATCTCGGGGTAAAATACGTTGAAGCTTATCCGGGACAACGCTTGAGCGAGGAGCGTCCGGAATCGGAGACATTCGGTCATCATATGACAGCGGAACAGCGGTCCTGGGTCAAAGACCTATTGAAACAGTACGATCTGACGTTGGTCAGCTACGGTGTGGTCCATTTCGACAACACGCGGGAAGCGGCGGAAACGGTTTTTCAGTTTGCCCGGGATATGGGAATCTATACGTTGGTCATTGAACCGGAATATGATGATTTTACGTTAATTGAATCTCTGGTCAAAGACTATAATATCCGGGTCGGGGTTCACAATCATCCTGAACCGTCCAAATACTGGAACCCGTATACCGTGTATAACACAATCAAAGACCTGGACCCGCGTATCGGAGTGTGTGCGGACACCGGGCACTGGCTGCGATCCGGCGTCAATCCGGTGGAAGCCCTGCGGTTTCTAACCGGACGCATCACCAATGTCCATTTAAAGGATTTGAATAAAGCCGGCCGTAAAACCGCTCATGATGTGCCTTTCGGCAGCGGTGCGGCCCATATTTATGATGTTCTTGCTGAATTGACGCTGCAGGATTACCACGGGTTTCTGGCTGTGGAGCACGAAAACAAGGCCGAACGGTTGAATCCTTCGCCTTCCATTGAGAAAGGCCTCGATTATATAAAAAATATCACGCATCTTGACGGATACAGGTCCCTTTTGCCGTTTAACCGCCGGAATCTGCGTTATTCCAAGCACGGCTGGAATCATTACGGCCCCGGATATTTTATCCTGGATGAAGAAAACGGCGTGTTGGAATCTCATAAAGGTATGGGACTGTTATGGTACAGTGCGGAACCGCTTTCTGATTTTGTTCTCGAACTTGATTTCAAGTCCGAGTCCATGAATACCAACTCGGGGATTTTCCTGCGCATCCCGGATGTGGTTGTTAACAATGACTATATCACTAACAGCTTTGAAATTCAGATCTATGACCGCGGCATGGGGACTCATAAAACGGGCGCGGTTTACGATGCAGAAGCGCCGATACGAGATGCCATGAAACCGGACGGGCAATGGAATCATTACAAGATAACGTGCAAAGGTGATCGTTACAAAGTTGAACTGAATGGGGCTCTGGTCATCGACTGGATTGTAGAGCCGCGCGGTAAAATAACATCCTTTTCCGAGAACGGATATTTCGGGCTGCAGAATCATGATGATCACGCGGTCGTTCGGTTCAAGAATATTTATCTTAAAAAGCTCTGA
- a CDS encoding glycosyltransferase: MNQNMQKIVLKKDPQLAPLLSIVIPVYNEAAKIRTDILAADRFLSDNRFPGEIIVSDDGSEDTTLNAAQQVREQISAPLHVLSCPRHNGKGAAVRRGMVFSSGLFVLFADSGHCTPYHYSIDAMCLLQGGSCQLAHASRFMSNSEIVIPQPLIRQWIGRLLRRLFPVLLPLPENLTDTQCGFKMYKGPQARMIYQNLRCTGALFDLEVILNARKHGCQICEFPIQWKADPDSRTSFLNNIVKITTELISLFFRFRF; the protein is encoded by the coding sequence GTGAATCAAAACATGCAAAAAATTGTTTTAAAAAAAGACCCGCAATTGGCGCCGCTGCTGTCTATAGTGATTCCGGTTTACAATGAGGCCGCGAAAATCAGGACGGATATTCTGGCAGCTGACCGGTTTTTAAGTGACAATCGATTCCCGGGTGAGATTATTGTTTCCGATGACGGTTCGGAGGACACGACGCTGAACGCAGCACAGCAAGTCCGGGAGCAGATCAGTGCACCGCTGCATGTATTGTCATGCCCACGGCACAACGGCAAAGGCGCGGCCGTGCGCAGAGGGATGGTTTTCAGTTCCGGATTGTTTGTGCTGTTTGCGGACAGCGGGCATTGTACACCCTACCATTACAGCATTGATGCGATGTGTCTATTGCAAGGCGGGTCATGCCAATTGGCGCACGCTTCGCGGTTCATGTCAAACAGCGAGATCGTCATTCCACAACCTCTGATCCGTCAATGGATCGGCCGTTTGCTGCGCAGGCTATTTCCCGTATTGTTGCCGCTCCCCGAAAATTTGACGGATACGCAGTGCGGATTTAAAATGTACAAGGGCCCTCAGGCGCGAATGATTTATCAAAATTTACGTTGTACAGGCGCCTTGTTCGATCTTGAAGTGATCTTGAACGCGCGCAAACATGGTTGTCAAATTTGTGAATTCCCGATTCAATGGAAAGCGGACCCGGACAGCCGGACGTCTTTTCTTAACAATATTGTCAAGATAACCACTGAATTAATATCTCTGTTTTTCCGGTTTCGATTTTAA
- a CDS encoding CocE/NonD family hydrolase — protein MKLNGVLPIRVIENVWISMQDGCRLAAKIWLPEKADQEPVPAILEYIPYRKRDIKAVRDTQIHGYFAQHGYACVRVDLRGSGDSEGVLRDEYLPQELQDGLEILHWIAAQPWCTGNIGMFGLSWGGFNGLQIASLQPPELKAVITVCSSDDRYADDIHYMGGCLLTDNLSWASTMFAFNSCPPDPAIVGERWREMWLERLEGSGLWIKNWLEHQTRDDFWKHASVCEDFSAIKCPVFAVSGWADGYSNTVFRLLENLQAPRKGLVGAWGHKYPHMGGPGPAINFLGESLRWWDRWLKGIDTGVEQDPVLQVWMQDSVSPLLSKRPGKWVAEKTWPADLPTCEYALRPGFLSEDKTSNRVLTLQSPLSVGLFAGKWCSYSAATDLPWDQREEDGGALVFDSPPLKHDVEILGMPEVKLGISSNKPRAMIAVRLSDVGPHDRATRVTYGLLNLTHRNNHEHPEPLKVNHKYNIVIPLNHVAQRFPAGHKIRLSLSTSYWPLAWPSPEPVQLSVHLASSRLSLPVREPKELDHHLRDLGNAVSAPPPDTTLLAPAEREWTVKHNLANNRVSLNVINNDKRYRLYDIDLEVQRDVKEEYSYYNNNYDTVKGLVEGRRRFKRGDWEVLTITRTILTSTRSHFIVRATLDAYEGDSRVHSKSWEERISRNQV, from the coding sequence ATGAAACTCAACGGGGTTTTGCCGATCCGGGTGATCGAGAATGTATGGATCTCTATGCAGGACGGCTGCCGGCTGGCAGCCAAAATATGGCTGCCGGAAAAAGCGGATCAGGAACCGGTGCCGGCTATTCTGGAATATATTCCCTATCGTAAACGTGACATCAAGGCGGTACGCGACACCCAAATCCATGGCTATTTTGCCCAGCATGGCTATGCCTGTGTGCGAGTGGATCTGCGCGGAAGCGGAGACTCTGAAGGCGTGCTGCGCGATGAATATTTGCCGCAGGAATTGCAGGACGGACTGGAAATTCTGCACTGGATTGCCGCCCAGCCCTGGTGCACCGGCAATATCGGCATGTTCGGTTTGTCCTGGGGCGGATTCAACGGACTGCAGATTGCCTCCCTGCAGCCGCCGGAGCTCAAAGCGGTAATTACGGTGTGTTCATCGGATGATCGTTATGCCGACGATATTCATTACATGGGCGGCTGTCTGTTAACGGATAATCTGTCCTGGGCTTCCACGATGTTTGCGTTCAATTCCTGTCCTCCGGATCCTGCTATAGTCGGAGAACGATGGCGCGAGATGTGGCTGGAGCGACTCGAGGGAAGCGGATTATGGATTAAAAACTGGCTGGAGCACCAAACCCGTGATGATTTCTGGAAGCATGCTTCGGTCTGTGAGGATTTTTCCGCGATCAAATGCCCGGTTTTTGCCGTGAGCGGCTGGGCGGACGGGTATTCAAATACCGTCTTTCGCCTGCTTGAGAATCTGCAAGCGCCGCGAAAAGGTCTGGTGGGCGCCTGGGGACATAAATATCCGCATATGGGCGGTCCGGGTCCTGCTATTAATTTTCTCGGAGAATCTTTGCGTTGGTGGGATAGATGGCTCAAAGGCATTGATACCGGTGTGGAACAAGACCCCGTGCTGCAGGTGTGGATGCAGGATTCCGTCTCGCCGTTGTTGTCCAAGCGTCCGGGCAAATGGGTCGCTGAAAAGACATGGCCGGCTGACCTGCCGACCTGTGAATATGCGCTGCGACCCGGATTTTTGAGCGAGGATAAAACCTCGAACCGGGTGCTGACCCTTCAAAGTCCGTTGAGCGTGGGATTGTTTGCCGGCAAGTGGTGCTCGTATTCGGCAGCCACGGATCTGCCCTGGGATCAACGGGAAGAAGACGGCGGCGCTCTGGTGTTCGATTCCCCACCGCTGAAACATGATGTTGAAATACTCGGTATGCCGGAAGTAAAGCTCGGGATCAGTTCCAATAAACCCCGGGCGATGATTGCCGTTCGATTGTCTGATGTGGGCCCCCATGATCGCGCGACACGGGTAACCTATGGATTGCTGAATCTGACGCACAGAAACAATCACGAACATCCCGAGCCGTTAAAGGTGAATCACAAATATAATATTGTCATCCCATTGAATCATGTGGCGCAGCGCTTTCCCGCCGGCCACAAGATCAGATTGAGTCTGTCGACATCCTACTGGCCTCTGGCCTGGCCGTCTCCGGAGCCGGTGCAACTATCTGTTCATCTGGCATCCAGCCGTTTGAGTTTACCTGTACGCGAGCCGAAAGAGCTGGATCATCATTTGCGCGATTTGGGGAATGCAGTATCCGCACCTCCGCCGGACACCACCTTGCTGGCGCCTGCGGAGCGCGAATGGACAGTAAAGCACAATCTGGCGAATAACCGTGTGTCTCTGAATGTTATAAATAATGACAAACGCTATCGGCTTTATGATATTGATCTGGAAGTCCAGAGGGACGTCAAGGAAGAGTATTCTTATTACAATAATAACTATGACACGGTAAAAGGCCTGGTGGAAGGCAGACGCCGGTTTAAACGCGGTGACTGGGAAGTGCTGACGATAACACGAACGATCTTGACGTCCACTCGTTCACATTTTATTGTCCGGGCGACTCTGGACGCTTATGAGGGGGATTCACGCGTACACAGCAAAAGCTGGGAAGAACGAATTTCGCGCAATCAGGTATAA
- a CDS encoding DoxX family membrane protein, whose protein sequence is MNSTPLSKLQIGALVVMRVAIGWHFLYEGLAKLINPDWTAAGFLSQSKWIFAPLFQWIADTPSVLAVVDQLNTWGLILIGLGLMLGALERIAAVAGVLLLLLYYLSNPPLPGLFYTLPQEGNYLIINKTFVEMTALFVISMLPTSRVIGLDRLVFRSRKS, encoded by the coding sequence ATGAATTCAACACCTCTTTCAAAGCTGCAAATTGGAGCGCTGGTTGTCATGCGGGTGGCGATCGGCTGGCATTTTTTATATGAGGGACTTGCAAAATTGATCAATCCGGACTGGACCGCGGCGGGATTTCTTTCGCAATCCAAATGGATTTTCGCACCGTTGTTTCAATGGATTGCGGATACGCCGTCCGTGCTTGCTGTCGTGGATCAATTGAACACGTGGGGCCTGATTCTGATCGGACTCGGTCTCATGCTGGGTGCATTGGAACGAATTGCAGCGGTGGCGGGCGTGCTGCTGCTTTTGCTGTATTACTTGAGCAATCCGCCGCTTCCCGGTTTGTTCTATACCCTGCCCCAGGAAGGTAATTATCTGATTATCAACAAAACATTTGTAGAGATGACGGCTTTGTTTGTGATATCCATGCTCCCGACCAGTCGAGTGATCGGTCTGGATCGGCTGGTTTTTCGATCTAGAAAATCCTGA
- a CDS encoding TIGR03663 family protein → MKRKVTLVFSWGAVLLTGAVLRFSALEQRPMHTDEAVHAIKFQNLLQDQEYEYDPFEYHGPTLNVFSLLPCSLTGVDTIAATTERHLRMVPALFGWLLILTPLLAVTLIGHRAAGLAGVFIAISPAFVFYSRYYIQEMLLVVFIMSALLLFVLAVRDQRRLFVFLSGLCWGLAAATKETWIIPAGILAMMSVIFTVLHQRNLAGSLTRYLMFGLLLLGGFVLPFVIFYSEWFTDFGALSKPFEAFSVYLNRAGGGAHLHPWWTYFRWYGFYNSADSFYTEGFILLSALGGLTMAVHRRFTETSLLFLGLPTCFRKYAAVFTLAIAGIYILLPYKTPWSFLTVWVIFSVWAGLFWKQLFELVKNRLWILALAVLISGTVHLLAQTLQLNFKYDAHPQNPYVYGHTSPDILNLVDTVRDICAAVPDSENYHIEVIMPGHDYWPLPWYLRNIEYVGWYDSVPQTLPLPKLVVIPPEFETDLVRRIYELPPPGERLLYVPLAKSSYFLRPDVQLEVFVQKRWRDPLQN, encoded by the coding sequence TTGAAACGCAAAGTAACGCTGGTGTTCAGCTGGGGGGCGGTTTTATTGACGGGAGCTGTTCTGAGGTTTAGCGCACTGGAACAGCGCCCCATGCACACCGATGAAGCTGTACATGCCATCAAATTTCAAAATCTGCTTCAAGACCAAGAATACGAATACGATCCGTTCGAGTATCACGGTCCCACTTTGAATGTATTCTCTCTTTTGCCCTGTTCCCTGACCGGCGTCGACACGATCGCGGCAACCACAGAGCGGCATTTGCGCATGGTCCCGGCTTTATTCGGCTGGCTGCTGATTTTGACCCCGTTGCTGGCAGTGACCCTGATCGGTCACCGGGCTGCAGGGCTGGCCGGAGTCTTTATCGCGATATCTCCGGCTTTTGTATTCTACAGTCGCTATTATATCCAGGAAATGCTGCTTGTTGTTTTTATCATGAGTGCATTGCTGCTGTTTGTTCTGGCGGTCCGGGATCAGCGTCGGCTTTTTGTTTTTTTGTCCGGCTTGTGTTGGGGACTGGCCGCCGCTACAAAGGAAACCTGGATTATTCCGGCCGGGATTTTGGCGATGATGTCGGTGATTTTTACGGTTTTGCATCAGCGCAACCTGGCCGGCAGTCTGACCCGTTACCTGATGTTCGGGTTGCTGCTCCTTGGCGGATTTGTGCTGCCGTTTGTGATATTTTACTCCGAATGGTTTACTGATTTCGGCGCGTTGAGCAAGCCGTTTGAAGCCTTTTCTGTGTATTTAAACCGGGCTGGAGGAGGGGCGCATTTGCATCCCTGGTGGACCTATTTCAGATGGTATGGGTTTTACAACTCTGCAGATTCTTTTTACACTGAAGGTTTTATTTTGCTTTCCGCGCTCGGCGGATTGACGATGGCTGTTCACCGGCGATTTACAGAGACCTCGTTGTTGTTTTTGGGACTGCCGACCTGTTTCCGTAAATACGCTGCCGTATTCACTCTTGCAATCGCCGGTATCTATATTCTGTTACCTTATAAAACCCCCTGGAGCTTTTTAACCGTCTGGGTGATCTTTAGTGTCTGGGCTGGTTTGTTCTGGAAACAACTGTTTGAACTCGTAAAAAATCGGCTTTGGATTTTGGCTTTGGCGGTTTTGATTTCGGGCACTGTCCATTTGTTGGCGCAGACGCTTCAGCTGAATTTCAAATATGATGCCCATCCGCAAAATCCTTATGTTTACGGCCATACCTCGCCGGATATTCTGAATTTGGTCGATACAGTCCGGGATATCTGTGCGGCAGTCCCGGACAGCGAAAACTATCACATTGAAGTTATTATGCCGGGACATGATTACTGGCCGCTGCCCTGGTACCTGCGAAACATTGAATATGTGGGATGGTACGACTCTGTGCCGCAGACTCTGCCGCTGCCAAAGCTGGTGGTGATCCCTCCCGAATTCGAGACTGATTTGGTGCGCCGTATTTATGAACTGCCTCCACCGGGCGAACGGCTGCTGTATGTGCCGTTGGCAAAATCAAGTTATTTTCTGCGGCCGGATGTTCAACTTGAGGTGTTTGTTCAAAAACGATGGCGCGACCCGTTACAGAATTAA
- a CDS encoding glycoside hydrolase family 3 N-terminal domain-containing protein produces MNKYGQALAQETKAKGRNVILGPCVNIHRTPYAGRNFESFGEDAFLAAAITDPYIRLNPAVLLYIFLLEFIKNICNFFCGIGRV; encoded by the coding sequence ATGAATAAATACGGACAGGCGCTGGCGCAGGAGACCAAGGCCAAGGGCCGCAATGTGATTCTGGGTCCATGCGTCAATATACACCGCACGCCTTATGCGGGCCGGAATTTTGAAAGCTTTGGAGAAGATGCGTTTCTGGCGGCTGCGATCACCGATCCCTATATCCGCCTAAACCCTGCTGTATTGTTGTACATTTTTTTGCTTGAATTCATCAAAAATATTTGTAATTTCTTTTGTGGAATAGGCCGTGTTTGA